ACTGGACATGAATGAAGTGGTACGTAACAAGCTCGCGGACAGCGAACGGCGGTTCAGCTGATGAGCGACCGTCATTTCGATCAGTTGGCGACCCGCTTCGCTGAAAAAATCTACGGTGGCGCAAAAGGGGCGATCCGCCTCGCGGTGCTGCAGGCCGACCTGGCCGAAACCTTGCCGGACCGTCCGTTGCGCGTACTGGATATCGGCGCCGGCCTGGGCCACATGTCGTTGTGGCTGGCCCAGCGCGGTCACCAGGTGACCCTGGCCGAACCCGCCGAGCCGATGCTTGAAGGTGCTCGCCAGCGTTTTGCCGAAGCCGGGCAGACAGCGACGTTCATTCAGGCGCCGTGGCAGGAGTTGCTTGGTCAGCTCACCGAACCCTACGACCTGGTGCTGTGCCACGCCGTGCTGGAATGGCTGGCCGAACCCCATGCGATTTTGCCGGTGTTGCATCAACTGACGAAGCCGGACGGCTGGTTGTCCCTGGCGTTCTATAACCGCGATGCGCTGATCTACCGCAACCTGCTCAAGGGCCATTTCCGCAAGATGCGCAAGAACGACATGGCCGGCGAGAAGCAGAGCCTGACGCCGCAACAGCCGCTTGATCCACGGGATCTGGCAGCGCAACTTGAGGGGCTGTGGCGGGTCGAAACCCAGAGTGGAGTGCGGGTTTTTCATGACTACATGCCGGTGGAATTCCAGGCCCGCGCCGAACTGCTCGACTTGCTCGAAATGGAACTGGCTCACCGCCGTCACCCAAGCTTCGCCGGGCTTGGGCGCTACTTGCACTGGATCTG
The Pseudomonas sp. GR 6-02 genome window above contains:
- a CDS encoding methyltransferase domain-containing protein; protein product: MSDRHFDQLATRFAEKIYGGAKGAIRLAVLQADLAETLPDRPLRVLDIGAGLGHMSLWLAQRGHQVTLAEPAEPMLEGARQRFAEAGQTATFIQAPWQELLGQLTEPYDLVLCHAVLEWLAEPHAILPVLHQLTKPDGWLSLAFYNRDALIYRNLLKGHFRKMRKNDMAGEKQSLTPQQPLDPRDLAAQLEGLWRVETQSGVRVFHDYMPVEFQARAELLDLLEMELAHRRHPSFAGLGRYLHWICRPI